The following proteins are co-located in the Polystyrenella longa genome:
- a CDS encoding alpha-amylase/4-alpha-glucanotransferase domain-containing protein, with the protein MGCRIRLVLAIHNHQPIGNFDGVFEESYRDSYLPFIEMLREFPELPISLHTSGSLLEWLVEHHPEYIDIVRSLVERGQVEVLGGPFYEPILANIPRRDRIGQMEAYSRYLEQLFGQKVRGMWVPERVWEPTFVSDIAEAGIEYTILDDYHFRCAGMTDDQLHGYFLTEDEGKLISIFPGSETLRYTIPFQDPQKTIDYLGGIAERHPGAVIAFGDDGEKFGTWPGTKEHVYGKGWLRKFFEKLMEHKDWLSVCTMQEAVDYVSPLGRCYLPDSTYREMTEWVLETDQQMLYRDLVHRKEHDEDWPQLKQFIRGGFWRNFRTKYSESNELYTRALEVSERLDNAFKSEGELARPELLQQARTHLYKAQCNCSFWHGAFGGLYLPHLRNAVYEHIIAADNLLAEAADRSKPWVEVTAGDYNLDARKEIRLSGDRLIGYFAPSQGGILYELDIRATNHNLLATLNRRPEAYHDTVRKAGEQLRNEQEGHHEEHHEEGHDYEANHAVAESESDSVASIHDLVHFKQPDLDKKIAYDEWARKSLVDHFLQPGLDLERFQKGEGLVGDFVGAVYQTELKRNGESAEVIMSRQGHMGPYPVQLTKTVVLETAYSGQLKIKYHMQGLPAGMPVHFGVEFNFAGMAANADDRYYYDGEGRKLGQLQSVHELPAAGRIGLIDEWLGLDTALEVSQPAEFWTFPIQTISQSEGGFELVHQSSAVIPRWEFVAPVNGEWSTEITLVIDTSAAQARKLREAAAVG; encoded by the coding sequence ATGGGCTGTCGCATTCGGCTCGTCCTGGCTATTCATAATCACCAACCCATTGGTAACTTCGATGGGGTGTTTGAAGAGTCCTATCGAGACAGTTATCTCCCCTTCATCGAAATGTTGCGCGAGTTTCCGGAACTACCGATCTCGCTGCACACCTCGGGGAGTCTGCTGGAATGGCTGGTGGAGCATCATCCAGAATATATCGACATCGTCCGATCGCTCGTGGAGCGGGGACAGGTGGAGGTTCTGGGTGGTCCGTTTTATGAACCGATCCTGGCGAACATTCCCCGTCGCGACCGTATTGGTCAGATGGAAGCTTATTCCCGCTATCTCGAACAACTCTTCGGGCAGAAAGTGCGCGGAATGTGGGTTCCCGAACGTGTCTGGGAACCAACCTTCGTCAGTGACATTGCCGAAGCAGGGATCGAATACACGATTCTGGACGACTACCACTTCCGCTGCGCCGGCATGACCGACGATCAACTGCACGGTTACTTCCTGACCGAAGACGAAGGGAAGCTGATCAGCATTTTCCCGGGCAGCGAAACGTTGCGTTATACAATTCCGTTCCAGGATCCGCAGAAAACGATCGACTACCTCGGTGGAATCGCCGAACGGCATCCGGGGGCTGTCATTGCGTTTGGTGACGATGGCGAAAAATTCGGAACCTGGCCCGGAACCAAAGAGCATGTCTATGGTAAAGGCTGGTTGCGGAAATTCTTCGAAAAACTGATGGAGCACAAAGACTGGCTCTCCGTCTGCACCATGCAGGAAGCGGTTGATTATGTCTCGCCGCTGGGTCGTTGTTATCTGCCCGACTCCACCTATCGCGAAATGACCGAATGGGTGCTGGAAACAGACCAGCAGATGCTCTATCGCGACCTGGTTCATCGTAAGGAACATGACGAAGACTGGCCGCAGCTGAAACAGTTTATCCGGGGTGGTTTCTGGAGAAACTTCCGCACCAAGTATTCGGAAAGTAACGAACTATATACTCGCGCTCTCGAAGTGAGCGAGCGGTTGGATAACGCGTTTAAGAGCGAGGGCGAACTTGCCCGACCGGAACTGTTACAGCAGGCCCGTACGCACTTGTACAAAGCGCAGTGCAACTGTTCGTTCTGGCATGGTGCCTTTGGTGGACTCTACCTGCCTCACCTGCGAAATGCTGTTTACGAACACATTATCGCCGCCGACAACTTGCTTGCAGAAGCCGCGGACCGATCCAAACCGTGGGTCGAAGTGACTGCGGGCGACTACAACCTGGATGCTCGCAAAGAGATTCGGCTCTCAGGAGATCGGTTGATTGGTTACTTCGCTCCCAGCCAGGGCGGAATTCTGTATGAACTCGATATCCGGGCGACGAACCATAATCTGTTGGCGACCTTAAACCGTCGTCCCGAAGCGTATCACGATACGGTGCGAAAAGCGGGAGAACAACTGCGGAACGAGCAGGAAGGTCATCACGAAGAGCACCACGAAGAAGGACATGATTACGAAGCGAACCATGCCGTGGCTGAATCCGAATCGGATTCGGTCGCCAGCATTCATGATCTGGTTCACTTCAAACAGCCTGATCTCGACAAGAAAATCGCCTATGACGAATGGGCCCGCAAAAGCCTGGTGGATCATTTCCTCCAACCCGGACTCGATCTGGAACGATTCCAGAAAGGGGAAGGTCTGGTCGGGGACTTCGTCGGGGCCGTTTATCAAACAGAGCTGAAACGGAATGGCGAATCGGCCGAAGTGATCATGTCCCGACAGGGTCACATGGGTCCTTACCCGGTTCAGCTAACTAAAACGGTCGTGCTGGAAACGGCTTACAGTGGTCAGTTGAAAATCAAGTACCACATGCAGGGCTTGCCTGCCGGAATGCCGGTTCACTTCGGCGTGGAATTCAACTTCGCTGGAATGGCGGCCAATGCGGATGACCGTTACTACTACGATGGTGAAGGTCGCAAGCTGGGCCAGTTACAGTCCGTTCATGAACTGCCCGCCGCCGGTCGAATCGGTTTGATCGATGAATGGCTCGGCCTCGACACGGCATTGGAAGTCTCGCAACCGGCCGAGTTCTGGACCTTCCCGATCCAGACGATCAGCCAGTCGGAAGGGGGCTTCGAACTGGTCCATCAAAGTTCCGCCGTGATTCCTCGCTGGGAATTCGTCGCCCCGGTCAATGGAGAATGGTCGACCGAGATCACCCTCGTCATCGACACCTCCGCCGCCCAGGCAAGAAAACTGCGAGAAGCAGCCGCTGTGGGGTAA